A window from Luteibacter flocculans encodes these proteins:
- a CDS encoding prolyl oligopeptidase family serine peptidase codes for MLRILAALTAMVATAAAADPSHFVERSVDLHGKTYRYQVFVPADLHKPPAVVLFLHGSGERGNDNQKQMSQGLPPWLKQHTDFPAVVVIPQAPDDTEWTDPADTALAMAALEKSVKEFHGDRKRLYVTGLSMGGYGAWQLAVDHPGTFAAAAIICGGIEVLDPEDRDLYVHAPKGSDPFAWVAEHIGKLPVWIFHGGDDNVVPTEQSRKMHAALVKLGKDVKYTEFPGVNHGSWEKAYATPDLWDWMFSHTL; via the coding sequence ATGCTTCGCATTCTTGCCGCTCTCACTGCCATGGTCGCGACTGCTGCCGCAGCCGATCCTTCCCATTTCGTCGAACGCTCGGTCGATCTGCACGGCAAGACCTACCGCTACCAGGTCTTCGTTCCCGCCGATCTGCACAAGCCGCCCGCGGTGGTGCTGTTCCTCCACGGTAGTGGCGAGCGCGGCAACGACAACCAGAAGCAGATGTCGCAGGGCCTGCCGCCGTGGTTGAAGCAACACACCGATTTTCCCGCGGTCGTCGTGATCCCGCAGGCGCCCGATGACACCGAATGGACCGATCCCGCCGACACCGCGCTGGCCATGGCCGCGTTGGAGAAAAGCGTGAAGGAATTCCACGGCGATCGTAAGCGCCTCTACGTCACCGGCCTGTCCATGGGCGGCTATGGGGCGTGGCAACTCGCGGTGGATCATCCGGGCACGTTCGCGGCTGCGGCCATCATCTGCGGGGGCATCGAGGTGCTCGATCCCGAAGATCGCGATCTCTACGTGCATGCACCGAAAGGCAGCGATCCGTTTGCCTGGGTGGCCGAACACATCGGCAAACTACCGGTTTGGATCTTCCATGGTGGCGACGACAACGTCGTGCCCACCGAGCAGTCGCGCAAGATGCATGCGGCGCTGGTCAAGCTCGGCAAGGACGTGAAGTACACCGAGTTTCCCGGTGTGAATCATGGTTCGTGGGAGAAGGCGTATGCCACGCCGGATCTGTGGGACTGGATGTTCAGCCACACGCTGTAA
- the cls gene encoding cardiolipin synthase: MIATVIAITALALHVAGVFAAMHAVMHTRTAQGAFAWVLGLVLLPYVTLVPYLFLGSSHFGGYVDLHRQRQSRFFVLHEEAAQSTWLGTLAHSEPVRDARYDAIGRMLKTAMHGGNALSLHVDGEAAFTAMFEAIARAERYVLVQFFIIHDDVLGRRLRDALLERAAAGVEVCLLYDSVGSHALPDAYVDRLRDGGVRVRRFATRRWRNRFQLNFRNHRKVLVIDGVRGFVGGLNAGDEYLGAKPPLSPWRDTHMQIEGPAVADLQRAFAEDWYWVTGERPPHAPPPERCGRAASMIVATGPADRQESCSLFFTQAIHAATKRVWITTPYFVPDQAVFGALRLAVFRGVDVRILIPSRPDHRTVFMASTLYAHEAIVAGIRMFRYQPGFVHQKVMLIDDDTAVVGSMNLDNRSFRLNFEIAALNVDQAFAADVEAMLEADFARSDEVNPNDYRRLSYFRRVALHVARLFDPIL; this comes from the coding sequence GTGATCGCCACTGTCATCGCCATCACGGCACTCGCCCTGCATGTGGCGGGCGTGTTCGCCGCCATGCATGCCGTCATGCATACGCGCACCGCGCAGGGAGCATTCGCCTGGGTGCTGGGCCTGGTCCTGCTTCCCTACGTGACCCTGGTGCCTTACCTGTTCCTGGGTTCCAGCCACTTCGGCGGATACGTGGACCTGCATCGGCAGCGGCAGTCGCGCTTCTTCGTGCTGCATGAGGAGGCCGCGCAGTCCACCTGGCTCGGCACGCTGGCCCACTCGGAACCCGTGCGCGACGCCCGCTACGACGCGATCGGGCGGATGCTGAAGACGGCGATGCACGGCGGCAACGCGCTGTCTCTGCACGTAGACGGCGAAGCAGCCTTCACGGCTATGTTCGAAGCGATCGCACGCGCGGAACGCTATGTGCTGGTGCAGTTCTTCATCATCCACGACGACGTGCTGGGCCGTCGCCTGCGCGACGCCTTGCTCGAACGGGCCGCCGCGGGCGTCGAGGTCTGTCTTCTCTACGACAGCGTCGGCAGCCACGCCTTGCCCGACGCGTACGTCGATCGGCTCCGCGACGGAGGCGTGCGCGTGCGCCGCTTCGCCACGCGTCGCTGGCGCAACCGCTTTCAGCTGAACTTCCGCAATCATCGCAAGGTGCTCGTGATCGATGGCGTGCGCGGCTTCGTCGGCGGGCTCAATGCCGGCGACGAATACCTGGGTGCAAAGCCGCCGCTGTCGCCATGGCGCGACACCCACATGCAGATCGAAGGCCCCGCCGTGGCCGACCTCCAACGTGCGTTCGCGGAAGACTGGTACTGGGTCACCGGCGAGCGCCCGCCGCATGCACCGCCACCGGAACGCTGTGGCCGTGCAGCAAGCATGATCGTCGCGACGGGCCCGGCTGACCGGCAGGAAAGCTGCTCGCTGTTCTTCACCCAGGCGATCCACGCTGCGACGAAACGCGTGTGGATCACCACGCCCTACTTCGTGCCGGACCAGGCCGTATTCGGCGCGTTGCGCCTGGCGGTGTTCCGCGGTGTGGACGTACGCATCCTCATTCCGTCCCGCCCCGATCACCGCACGGTCTTCATGGCGTCCACGCTCTACGCGCATGAAGCCATCGTGGCGGGTATCCGCATGTTCCGCTACCAGCCGGGCTTCGTGCATCAGAAGGTGATGCTGATCGACGACGACACGGCGGTCGTCGGCAGCATGAATCTCGACAACCGCAGCTTCCGGCTCAACTTCGAGATCGCAGCGTTGAACGTCGACCAAGCCTTTGCCGCCGACGTCGAGGCCATGCTCGAAGCCGACTTCGCAAGAAGTGACGAAGTGAATCCCAACGACTATCGACGGCTCTCGTATTTCCGCCGCGTGGCGCTGCACGTCGCACGATTGTTCGACCCCATCCTCTAG